The following are encoded together in the uncultured Sphaerochaeta sp. genome:
- a CDS encoding TIM barrel protein — MHEPLSHYMKVGLIHFMAYPVSNGKGPVAETFRKICLDPFFEVAEITWIQDPEVRAQVKQMKEVSHLSVTFGAQPCLLSQKMNINDLDEQKRIKAVQQLKDNVDEAYEIGATALAYLSGPYEEKTREQSYQALVASTKELCAYAASKGSLKIALEVFDYDIDKKSLIGPADLASRFAKEIRIDYPEFGLMVDLSHIPLLHETIEESLDPVKEYIVHAHMGNCVMKDPSLPGYGDQHPRFGFPNSENDVEELAAYLEYLLSIGFLNKENRPVVSFEVKPQEGEDPELVIANAKRTLLRAWAHVTTKD, encoded by the coding sequence ATGCATGAACCATTATCGCACTATATGAAAGTTGGCCTTATTCACTTCATGGCATATCCAGTAAGCAACGGAAAAGGACCAGTTGCAGAAACCTTCCGGAAGATCTGTCTGGACCCCTTCTTTGAAGTTGCAGAGATTACCTGGATTCAGGACCCGGAAGTACGGGCACAAGTGAAGCAGATGAAAGAGGTCTCTCATCTCTCTGTTACCTTCGGAGCCCAGCCATGCCTCCTCTCCCAGAAGATGAATATCAATGACTTGGATGAACAGAAACGGATAAAAGCCGTTCAACAGTTGAAAGACAATGTTGATGAAGCCTATGAGATTGGGGCAACCGCACTTGCCTACCTGAGTGGCCCCTATGAAGAAAAGACTCGTGAACAGTCATATCAGGCACTCGTTGCTTCAACAAAAGAACTCTGCGCCTATGCAGCTTCAAAAGGTTCCCTGAAGATCGCCCTTGAAGTTTTTGACTATGACATAGACAAGAAAAGTCTCATTGGACCAGCTGACTTGGCTTCCCGCTTTGCAAAAGAAATTCGCATAGATTACCCTGAGTTCGGACTCATGGTTGACCTGAGCCATATCCCACTCCTGCATGAAACCATTGAAGAATCACTTGATCCTGTGAAGGAGTATATCGTGCATGCCCATATGGGCAACTGTGTGATGAAAGATCCCTCACTACCAGGGTATGGGGATCAACACCCCCGTTTTGGATTCCCAAACAGTGAAAACGACGTAGAAGAGCTAGCCGCTTACTTGGAATATCTGCTTTCAATCGGTTTCCTGAATAAAGAAAACAGGCCGGTGGTCAGTTTTGAGGTAAAACCTCAAGAGGGAGAAGACCCAGAACTGGTCATTGCAAACGCCAAACGAACGCTGCTTCGTGCTTGGGCTCATGTCACAACCAAAGATTAA
- a CDS encoding GntR family transcriptional regulator, with translation MIHKNDQLYQTAAEKAYEAISEKIISGEYEPGKRLVRRQLAQELGMSAIPILEAMKRLEQDGLIEYRAHWGSIVTIPTIDRVMDMFTMREALECQVARILAVKATEEQQEQLLSLAKELDKIRYEANDAETVTHLHIKFHLQMAEFTGFPSLLAGLQKNNFQWLIFNATRSRRLRANIQPYWHTTLLEHIFKHDPDLAEKKMREHIYDAYNPILEDLQQIH, from the coding sequence ATGATACATAAAAACGACCAATTGTACCAAACAGCAGCAGAAAAGGCTTATGAAGCGATAAGCGAAAAGATTATCAGCGGGGAATATGAGCCTGGAAAACGATTGGTCCGCCGTCAGCTCGCTCAAGAGCTCGGTATGAGTGCAATTCCCATCCTGGAGGCGATGAAACGTCTTGAACAGGATGGTTTGATCGAGTACCGGGCCCATTGGGGCTCCATTGTCACCATTCCTACCATCGATCGTGTCATGGATATGTTCACGATGAGAGAAGCCCTTGAATGCCAAGTAGCAAGAATTCTTGCAGTCAAAGCCACAGAAGAGCAACAAGAACAGCTCCTCTCCTTGGCAAAAGAGTTGGATAAAATCCGTTATGAAGCTAATGATGCAGAGACAGTGACCCACCTTCACATCAAGTTTCACTTGCAGATGGCAGAATTCACTGGCTTCCCTTCATTGCTGGCAGGATTACAGAAGAACAACTTCCAGTGGCTGATCTTCAATGCCACAAGATCCAGGAGGCTACGGGCCAATATCCAACCATATTGGCATACAACCCTCCTGGAGCATATTTTCAAACATGACCCAGACCTCGCAGAGAAAAAGATGCGGGAACATATCTACGATGCATACAACCCCATTTTGGAGGACCTGCAGCAGATTCACTGA
- a CDS encoding transketolase — translation MSRLFSTHQKSLAYWEKTADLVDQFIDIPLNYRQSGHPGGSRSKVHMLLSLMLSGAMRWDIRDSDKRFSDKFILGCGHTIPLVYATLAVLNEALRIKYEETKDPKYLVKGGSERTLLWEDLLGFRHQGGLSGHAEATGKTSFLQTNTGPSGHGTPGAAGTAFALKRAGAGEVQVFIFEGEGGLTPGSTHETLNTAWGMALDNLHFLVDWNDFGIDGHTTSSVVPGTPEDWFAPHGWRVCGTEQGSDFASVTEVLKTLIASDDEQKRPSMAWFKTRKGRGYGKYDAASHGAPHAMNSAAYWELRKSFAQKYGAKFSNIDGSAPSDEKALQEEFRSNLEAVVAVMREDAELTSYLADRLVEIGNSVPETLTSYRLQDSSPFDDPRFWDAESYPETLWAKPGENKANRAAMGAWGSYINALGRKQYNRPLFLAASADLSGSTNLSGFGSDWEDTKGYGWYERVGSDEGVMAPTEITEFTNAGIMAAVAGLNLSNSPKTSFDGFYGAVSTYASFSYLKYGPMRLFSQYAQDSDVKVGKVLWVGAHSGPETADDSRTHFGIFSVGVHQLFPKNHMITLHPWDYNEVPVLLAEAFKSHIPIISLFVTRPAYPIPDREKLGIPSHFAAAKGAYILRDYKKGKERGGTLYVQGTSAVHSILSLLPVLKEKQLNVKIVCVTSTELFALQDSAYRETIISPADRVDSTFITTQAKRTMADWVFNSLSEQYSLSSDHDDRWRSGGNLDEVLDEAHMSPEWVLKNIERFVSERSERMAQLTNQLNQALGE, via the coding sequence ATGTCTCGATTGTTTTCAACACATCAAAAAAGTCTTGCTTACTGGGAAAAAACAGCTGATCTCGTTGATCAGTTCATCGACATTCCCCTCAACTATCGTCAAAGCGGGCACCCAGGGGGCTCCCGCTCCAAAGTCCATATGCTGCTTTCCCTGATGCTCAGCGGAGCAATGCGCTGGGACATCAGAGATAGCGACAAACGCTTCTCTGATAAATTCATCCTTGGCTGTGGTCACACCATCCCCTTGGTCTATGCTACCCTTGCAGTGCTGAATGAAGCACTCAGAATCAAGTATGAAGAGACAAAGGATCCCAAGTACCTGGTCAAGGGAGGAAGCGAGAGAACCCTGCTCTGGGAGGACCTGCTGGGATTCAGACACCAAGGAGGACTCTCTGGTCATGCTGAGGCAACAGGAAAGACATCCTTCCTGCAGACCAACACCGGACCATCGGGACATGGAACCCCTGGAGCAGCGGGAACCGCGTTCGCCCTGAAGCGAGCTGGAGCCGGAGAAGTGCAGGTATTCATCTTTGAGGGAGAGGGAGGTCTTACCCCCGGGTCTACCCACGAAACACTCAATACTGCTTGGGGCATGGCCTTGGACAACCTCCACTTCCTTGTTGACTGGAATGACTTTGGCATCGATGGACATACCACCAGCAGTGTAGTACCAGGAACCCCTGAAGATTGGTTCGCTCCCCATGGCTGGAGAGTATGTGGAACCGAACAAGGTTCTGACTTTGCCTCGGTAACCGAGGTTCTTAAAACCCTCATTGCTTCTGATGATGAGCAAAAACGCCCCTCGATGGCTTGGTTCAAGACCCGCAAGGGGCGAGGCTACGGAAAGTATGATGCCGCAAGCCATGGTGCTCCTCATGCAATGAACAGCGCTGCCTATTGGGAACTGAGAAAGTCTTTTGCCCAGAAATATGGGGCCAAGTTTAGTAACATTGATGGCTCCGCTCCATCAGACGAGAAAGCACTGCAAGAGGAATTTCGCTCTAATCTGGAAGCTGTAGTCGCTGTCATGAGAGAAGATGCAGAGCTTACCAGCTACCTAGCCGATCGACTGGTGGAAATCGGTAACTCTGTACCTGAGACACTCACCTCCTATCGCTTGCAGGACAGCTCTCCTTTCGACGATCCACGCTTCTGGGATGCTGAAAGCTATCCAGAAACCCTATGGGCGAAGCCTGGAGAGAATAAAGCCAACAGAGCTGCAATGGGAGCTTGGGGCTCTTACATCAATGCACTGGGAAGAAAGCAGTACAATCGCCCGCTCTTCCTTGCAGCCTCTGCTGACCTCAGTGGTTCGACAAACCTTTCTGGGTTTGGCTCTGACTGGGAAGACACGAAAGGATATGGTTGGTATGAACGGGTAGGCAGTGATGAGGGAGTTATGGCTCCAACCGAGATTACCGAATTCACCAACGCGGGTATCATGGCCGCTGTTGCAGGCTTGAACTTGAGTAACTCACCCAAGACCTCCTTTGATGGGTTCTACGGGGCTGTTTCCACCTATGCCTCCTTCTCCTATCTGAAATATGGCCCGATGCGTCTGTTCAGCCAATACGCACAGGACAGTGATGTAAAGGTTGGAAAGGTGCTTTGGGTTGGTGCCCACTCGGGACCTGAGACTGCTGATGACAGCAGGACTCACTTCGGGATCTTCTCGGTAGGAGTACATCAACTGTTTCCAAAGAATCATATGATCACACTTCACCCTTGGGATTACAATGAAGTCCCGGTCCTGCTGGCTGAAGCATTCAAGAGTCATATCCCTATCATCTCTCTGTTTGTCACTCGCCCGGCTTACCCCATTCCAGATCGTGAGAAACTCGGTATTCCCTCCCATTTTGCAGCAGCAAAGGGAGCATACATCCTCAGGGATTATAAGAAAGGAAAAGAGAGAGGCGGCACCTTGTATGTACAGGGAACCAGTGCTGTGCACAGCATTCTCTCTCTGCTTCCTGTTCTGAAGGAGAAGCAGCTGAATGTGAAGATTGTCTGTGTAACCAGTACTGAGTTGTTTGCATTGCAAGACTCAGCCTATCGTGAGACAATCATATCTCCTGCAGATCGCGTAGATTCCACATTCATCACCACCCAGGCAAAACGGACCATGGCAGACTGGGTATTCAACTCACTCAGTGAGCAGTACTCGCTCTCCAGTGACCATGATGATCGTTGGAGAAGCGGTGGTAATCTGGATGAAGTGCTTGATGAAGCACACATGAGTCCCGAATGGGTCCTCAAGAATATTGAGCGCTTCGTCTCAGAAAGGTCTGAAAGAATGGCACAACTCACAAATCAGCTCAACCAGGCGTTGGGCGAATAA
- a CDS encoding aldolase/citrate lyase family protein gives MAVKELRNGEAVVGTMIRMVRNPGIVLLAANAGLDFIMFDMEHGSFNFETITDAASMARTRGIDCFVRVPELSKGNVSRCLDCGVTGIMVPMIRNGEEAQKFANWAKFAPIGERGLGGNGAHTGYLDTSKDSIAFMEEENKKILTIAQIELKEAIEHIDEIATVKGIDALLIGPADLSNSYGISGQFNHPVMDEAIQKVADAAKKHGKVFGFHAGEALTRKWIPSGLKLRMSNMDINLLANAMKEINSLRD, from the coding sequence ATGGCTGTAAAAGAATTACGGAACGGAGAAGCAGTAGTAGGGACCATGATTCGCATGGTACGTAACCCTGGGATTGTCTTGTTGGCGGCAAATGCCGGTCTCGATTTCATCATGTTCGACATGGAGCATGGATCTTTTAATTTTGAGACCATTACAGACGCGGCCTCAATGGCACGAACCAGGGGCATTGATTGCTTTGTACGAGTTCCTGAACTTTCGAAGGGAAATGTTTCAAGGTGTTTGGATTGTGGTGTTACCGGCATCATGGTTCCCATGATCAGGAATGGGGAGGAAGCCCAGAAATTTGCAAACTGGGCAAAGTTTGCTCCTATCGGTGAGCGGGGACTGGGAGGCAATGGAGCTCATACTGGATATCTGGATACTTCCAAGGATTCTATCGCCTTCATGGAAGAGGAGAACAAGAAGATTCTGACCATTGCACAGATTGAATTGAAAGAAGCAATTGAGCATATTGATGAGATTGCTACTGTAAAGGGAATCGATGCACTCCTGATCGGACCGGCCGACCTCTCAAACTCCTACGGCATTAGCGGACAATTCAACCACCCAGTCATGGATGAAGCAATCCAGAAGGTTGCTGATGCAGCAAAGAAGCATGGAAAGGTATTTGGCTTCCACGCTGGAGAAGCACTCACCAGAAAGTGGATCCCCTCTGGCTTAAAACTCAGGATGAGCAATATGGATATCAACCTATTGGCAAATGCCATGAAGGAGATCAATTCACTGAGGGATTAG